From Tachysurus fulvidraco isolate hzauxx_2018 chromosome 10, HZAU_PFXX_2.0, whole genome shotgun sequence, one genomic window encodes:
- the itfg2 gene encoding KICSTOR complex protein ITFG2 — MRSLSFVQRVCLDFTGSLFPHAICLGDADNDSLNELVVGDTSGKLYIYKNDDSKPWITRTCVGMLTCVGVGDLCNKGKNLVVAVGAEGWFHLFDITSAAAKAESSSQPECLFGDDQKPCFTQHIPANTKVMLISDIDGDGRSELVVGYTDRVVRAFRWEEPSDATDLTSGQLILLKKWLLEGQVDSLSVNPAPDGRPELMVSQPGCGYAILLCSWTQDGSATTGESRVAESAGEGPSRDVVLHLTTGRIHNKNVSTHLIGSISRGSKDDDSKGGLFALCTLDGTLKLMDSSEQLLWSVQVDHQLFALQKLDVTGDGREEVVACAWDGQTYIIDHNRMVVRFQFDENVNAFCAGLYACKQGKNIPCLVYVSFCQKIYVYWRVELECMEPTSLRRVLEQRPEYTDLLSKLGVDASDAEAVRKLIGGVLYGDPV, encoded by the exons ATGCGTTCCCTGAGTTTTGTTCAGCGTGTGTGTTTGGACTTCACAGGTTCTCTGTTTCCTCATGCTATCTGCCTCGGAGACGCCGATAATGACTCT TTAAATGAACTTGTGGTCGGCGACACCAGTGGGAAGTTATACATCTATAAGAATGATGACTCCAAGCCCTGGATCACTAGAACATGTGTAGGAATG CTCACCTGTGTGGGAGTAGGAGACCTCTGTAACAAAGGCAAG aaccTCGTGGTGGCTGTAGGTGCAGAAGGCTGGTTCCACCTGTTTGATATCACCTCCGCTGCAGCCAAAGCCGAATCCTCCAGCCAGCCCGAGTGTTTGTTCGGGGACGACCAGAAGCCGTGTTTTACACAGCACATCCCAGCTAACACGAAAGTCATGCTCATCAGCGACATCG ACGGTGACGGACGCAGCGAGCTGGTCGTGGGCTACACCGACCGCGTAGTGCGAGCTTTCCGCTGGGAGGAGCCGTCTGATGCCACAGACCTGACTTCTGGTCAGCTAATTCTGCTGAAGAAGTGGCTTTTGGAGGGACAG GTGGACAGTTTATCAGTAAACCCGGCTCCAGACGGCAGGCCTGAGCTCATGGTCTCTCAGCCAGGCTGTGGTTACGCCATCCTGCTCTGTTCCTGGACACAAGATGGCAGTGCAACGACAGGAGAGAGCCGTGTGGCAGAATCTGCAGG AGAAGGGCCCTCTAGAGACGTGGTTCTTCATCTGACCACCGGCCGCATTCATAACAAGAACGTGTCGACCCATTTGATAGGCAGCATCAGTAGGG gatCGAAGGATGATGACTCAAAAGGAGGCTTATTTGCTCTCTGTACTTTAGATG GGACCCTGAAGCTCATGGacagctctgagcagctcctgTGGTCAGTGCAGGTGGATCACCAGCTCTTCGCACTGCAGAAACTGGATGTTACA GGTGACGGCAGAGAGGAGGTGGTGGCGTGTGCCTGGGACGGCCAGACTTACATCATCGACCATAATCGCATGGTCGTCCGATTCCAGTTTGATGAGAACGTGAATGCTTTCTGTGCCG GGCTGTACGCGTGCAAGCAGGGCAAGAACATcccttgtctggtgtatgtgagCTTCTGTCAAAAGATCTACGTGTACTGGAGAGTCGAACTGGAGTGCATGGAACCCACCAGCCTCAGGAGAGTGTTGGAGCAGAGACCAGAATATACAGATCTGCTGAGCAAGCTGGGAGTGG aCGCAAGTGACGCAGAAGCCGTTCGGAAGCTAATCGGGGGCGTACTTTACGGAGATCCGGTATGA